The Hyla sarda isolate aHylSar1 chromosome 2, aHylSar1.hap1, whole genome shotgun sequence genome includes the window aattgtgttttaacgcaaaatctaccacctcaacaatgtaatgtctcaaatccacagaatatttagaaaatctcatcagtatatccgagaaagctgataatgccaggtttttcggaattctggaatagagcgattcaatgtcgcaagtaagccatgacagagaatcgctccatgtgaattcatccatgatttttagcaagtgcttagtgtccttgatataactttggcattgcataaccagaggttgcagtactgagtccaaccactcgtATAGCTGCTCGTtaagggatccgatccccgccacgatcggacgcatcagtggcgggaatcggtccttatgcagcttgggtagcgagtggaagataggaataattggagcaggcacgaaaatataatccacttctttttgggtcaaaatagatctggctttcccctcttccaacagagtcaacagttctttttttaaaaggttcagtgggatccccacaaagtttaaggtaagttttatcatcagatagtagattttcatttaaattgatatacagtccagtgtccatacatactaccgagccgcctttatcggaggatcggatcgtcaaatttttgtttttctttaatttcttttcctttttattcaaattaggatgagttgtattggacattacttttgattgtagattaaccaaatctttcatgataaggtcctggaaccaatcaaaaattgctggtctggtctgtatggggtaaaaatttgGGTTTatagtggagaaggtatgtgcagtattcacttcatcacaaattgatatcccactattttcaaggagacagagatctctaaaagcaatttgttctgctaacgtatgcattagtggtaaatcagggtttatagaaagttgaggtgggtccgatggttcatcagcattttccacaaaaaaatttttcttaactgttaaagttctcacaaatttatttatatccaaaattgtccgataaacatcaaaatgatgtgtaggagagaaacccagtcatttccacaggaccgaggtttcttcatctgtaatgatttgtgcagaaatgtttataacttgaaaatcctcttttactttttccgtttgtccttgttacgctccgaagctcttcttcctatgttttctgccaccgcgcattcctcgttttttgactgtcttctcgcattgcgattcttgtgagtgttcacatattgcagtccccgctagtgtccgtggtatctgaacaatctgaattttcagtaaactcctggtcagaagaatTAAATTCACATGAAGcaattctctgtcgtggcttacttgcgacattgaatcgctctattccagtactCCGCAAagcctggcattatcagctatctcggatatactgatgagattttctaaatattctgtggatttgagacactacattattgaggtggtagattttgtgttaaaacacaattattttatctttggtaacaatttttatttgcagcgcacgggtgcttcaatgggagcaaagtcatcaccagctcgggctaagctttttgttttttggtgggaggagcagttaattttttctgacaccaatccattttccacatgcctcgcatggtatgggaggtatgtagacgatgtggtcatcatttggtcgtccgaccatctgaccgttgatgcattcatgacatatatcaataataatcggttcaatcttaaaggggtattccaggcaaaaacttttcaactggctccagaaagttaaacagatttgtaaattacttctattaaaaaatcttaaccctttcagtacttatgagcttctgaagttaaggttgttattttctgtctaagtgctctctgatgacacctgtctcgggaaacgcccagtttagaagaggtttgctatggggatttgcttctaaactgggcgttgcccgagacaggtgtcatcagagagcacttagacagaaaataacaaccttaacttcagaagctcataagtactgaaaggattaagattttttaatagaagtaatttacaaatctgtttaactttctggagccagttgatatatatataaaaagttttggcctggaatacccctttaagtcccaagaTGCCCTTGGTCATAGTtgggttaaaaggtcaaaagattaaaatatataaactaagaagacactgtgaagtacggggatatactcggcaggcctggagaaatatttttctaaaagatgttttcatgtacttgatgtatttctaggtgtatattaatatatatatatatatatatatatatatatatatatatatatcactcacgcttggaactatatatatatatatatatatatatatatatcactcacgcttggaactatatatatatatatatatatatatatatatatacacacacaaatcaaaaaatatgttgcagtctcttgtaataccttttttattggactaacagaattttgtagagacatgcTTTCAGGATTcccccctttatcaagtccaatagacaaggactaatgatcaaaggactttataaattatcagggaggaatcccaaaagcttgtctctacaaaattctgttagtccaataaaaaaggtattacaatctgcatcactggactaatatggctactcacatttactatacagatatacacatacctgaagatggtttagaaccctgtgatgtcacacatgcttgtgatgatgtcaccgtaagctgtacaaggaggtgcgcgccggctgcagtctcttcagtgtgttttgcattcacaacctgtggtgcaaagtgtttgttagagagtttctatttgcgatagagaattcaagattttgaccgttccttgtctgaagagagaaccacaaggtaagtctcagcctcttctattcatacatacacagggctttttgttttacagtttttttttattgctgttgctttttttttagcaaaaaaaaacaagaaattaatttccaaaagaaataacaaaagttatattcctcatagcattgtgacaatacttggcttaggcattaaacataataaaacgcacagatagtatcatgaccagagctttttcttgcaaaactgctaaaatgcaattatgcccaaaaaagcccccaagaaaaagagtcctaattcatgatgTTCtgaaagatataagtctatgagaaagatttggtggtgtagtaaaagaatgacagaaagattagggcagaaatataatattatataatagaattctgtgtgtactaacaatagaaatactctgggtactccgaaagggaaaattttcaaatcaactagtggcagaaagtcatatagggtacggatagatcccaatgaggtggtgtaggttcattattagtaaatgtatatagcaggatagcccaattgtatctacagtatgaagttcacatggcccagtgaccatacagccaagcccttataatccgccactactaggacagattcagggttatcagatattactaggaccggagagattcagggttatcagatattactatgaccggagaggttcagggttatcagatattactaggaccggacaggttcagggttatcagatattactaggaccggacaggttcagggttatcagatattactaggatcggacaggttcagggttatcagatattactaggaccggacaggttcagggttatcagatattactaggaccggacaggttcagggttatcagatatttctaggaccggacaggttcagggttatcagatgttactaggaccggacaggtttagggttatcagatattactaggactggacaggttcagggttatcagatattactaggaccggacaggttcagggttatcagatattactaggaccggacaggttcagggttatcagatattactaggaccggacaggtttagggttatcagatattactaggactggacaggttcagggttatcagatattactaggaccggacaggttcagggttatcagatattactagaacCGGAatggttcagggttatcagatattactaggaccggacaggttcagggttatcagatattactaggaccggacaggttcagggttatcagatattactaggaccggacaggttcagggttatcagacattggaaacctcagggaagacgtctccatataaaacaattatagagaagcgtcttcttctgaggctgcgatggtcttagtgttatcttgtggttctgtgctggacatttctgctctgtatgaaggatctattgtataatgacaggaatgatgacatgttgtctaatgtgatcccttatctctctctctctagtgttttcaggctctgacctgtgaccatggcctctccacaagacccattgctgaaggaggaggaagaagcaatggaggaccatagtgatatggatgtagaaaagggagatatccctgagaggcagaacctgccatctctaagcgtgatgtccaccgcacattccatcatcaccgtagtgatcctcgcctttgttaatttgctcatctatgcaaatcgctccagcgtggcgggggtgctgccttatatacagaaagcatatgacaccaatgctagtctgtccggcttattgaatacattgttcattggaagctacgtgctggtcgcaccaattgccggatatttgggcgaccactgtaataagaaatatactgtttgcgcaggagtcatcgtttggctgagcatgacacttaccctgtcattcatccctgacgggtatttcctgctcttcctgctgacgagtgggctggttggagccggagaggcgactttctgcaccatcgccccctccatcattgcagacctttttacaagtgaccagcggacccgcatgctgaacgtgttttactccgtcatacctgtaggctgcggactaggatacatcatcgggcccaaagtgactgatgcagcaaggggcgattggcactgggcgtttcgggtcacccctggcctgggcctcatagctgtggctttgatgattttggtcacaaaggagcttccaagaatgactacaaacgggaagaagaacaacaaatcccagaagtttgccaaatgggcgacagatctgaaaaaactatttaaaaatcgaagcttcatgttaaccaccatgggatcgacggctgtatccttcatagtgggagccataggtgtatggggtccgtcatacctgacccacgcacgaacactcctacaagaaaaggacccttgccgtgctgaaccgtgtgactatcacgacatcctaatatttggtgtggttacagtcgtttccggcattctgggagttgtagcagggacgg containing:
- the LOC130358367 gene encoding protein spinster homolog 1-like codes for the protein MASPQDPLLKEEEEAMEDHSDMDVEKGDIPERQNLPSLSVMSTAHSIITVVILAFVNLLIYANRSSVAGVLPYIQKAYDTNASLSGLLNTLFIGSYVLVAPIAGYLGDHCNKKYTVCAGVIVWLSMTLTLSFIPDGYFLLFLLTSGLVGAGEATFCTIAPSIIADLFTSDQRTRMLNVFYSVIPVGCGLGYIIGPKVTDAARGDWHWAFRVTPGLGLIAVALMILVTKELPRMTTNGKKNNKSQKFAKWATDLKKLFKNRSFMLTTMGSTAVSFIVGAIGVWGPSYLTHARTLLQEKDPCRAEPCDYHDILIFGVVTVVSGILGVVAGTEISKRYRKSNPRADPLVCGCAMMLSAPFLLLALTFGNISLVATNIFIFIGETLLSVNFTLISDIILKVVTPWRRSSALAVQMTIYHLLGDAGSPYLIGLISDTYEQGYAKSPLLKYRSLEYALMTCTIMAVIGGAFFMAAALYIERDEKEAEMESEPPSSSSSSLLPADEDRASD